The DNA region GCCGCGCTCGCCGATGTCTCGCTCGACATCGGCGAGCGGGACCTGACCGTCGCCATCGGCCCCTCGGGCTGCGGCAAAACCACCCTGCTCAACCTGCTGGCCGGCTTCCTGCAGCCCACCCAGGGCCAGGTACAGTTCGACGGCCGGCCGGTACTCGGCCCGGATGTGGCACGCGCGGTGGTCTTTCAGCACGATGCCCTGCTGCCCTGGCTGAATGTGCGCGACAACGTGGCCTTCGGCCTGCGACTGCAGGGCGTACCGCGTGCGCAGCGCCACCAGCGAGCCGAATCGGTCCTGCAACTGGTCGATCTGGCCGGTGCCGGCGATCGTCAGATCTGGCAACTGTCCGGTGGCCAGCGCCAGCGCGTCGGCATCGCCCGCGCACTGGCCAGCGCCTCGCGCGTCCTGCTGATGGACGAACCCTTTGGCGCCCTGGATGCCTTCACCCGCGAGCAGATGCAACAACTGCTGCTCAAGGTCTGGGCACAGAGCGGCCGGCGCATCTTCCTGATCACCCATGACATCGAAGAAGCCCTGTTCCTGGCAACGGAGCTGCTGCTGATGTCGCCCGGCCCCGGCCGGGTGGTCGAAACCCTGCGGCCGACATTCAGCCAGCGCTTCCGCGATGGGGAATCCGCCCGCGCCATCAAATCCGACCCGACGTTCATCGCGCTGCGCGAACACCTGCTCGACACGCTGTTCGGTCAACGTCAGGCGACACAAGCGGAGGCCGCATGAATCTGCTGGAAACCCCCTATCCGCAAGAAGGAGCGCCACTGGCCACGCTCAGCGCCACGCCGGCCCCGGTGGCCAAACCACGGCGCCCCCTGCCGGGCGCCGTGCTGAGCACCGCCAGCCTGGCACTGCTGCTGGCCGTCTGGTGGCTGCTGGCACACAGCGGTCGCATCGCCCCGCTGTTCCTGCCCTCCCCCGAGGCCGTGCTGAGCAAACTGCAACTGGTCGCCAGCCATGGCTTCATGGACGCCACCCTGTGGCAACACCTCTGGGCCAGCCTGCAACGCATCCTGCTGGCCATGAGTGCCGCGGTCCTGCTGGGCATTCCGCTGGGCGTGCTGATGGGCTCCAGCCCGCTGGCTCGCGC from Paludibacterium sp. B53371 includes:
- the tauB gene encoding taurine ABC transporter ATP-binding subunit, translated to MSLSVRHASVFYPGQAQAALADVSLDIGERDLTVAIGPSGCGKTTLLNLLAGFLQPTQGQVQFDGRPVLGPDVARAVVFQHDALLPWLNVRDNVAFGLRLQGVPRAQRHQRAESVLQLVDLAGAGDRQIWQLSGGQRQRVGIARALASASRVLLMDEPFGALDAFTREQMQQLLLKVWAQSGRRIFLITHDIEEALFLATELLLMSPGPGRVVETLRPTFSQRFRDGESARAIKSDPTFIALREHLLDTLFGQRQATQAEAA